GGTGGCAGCCGAATCTTTAATGTTAACTTATTCCACATTATATAAATCCATGAGGAAAATATTTTATCTGTGTCATTCATGCATAGAGATGAATTTGATTTCCTcaataaacaatataatatgAATTTAAGTcctaataaaaaaacacaaaattatacttgacatgttttttcaaaataagactcACCGAATGATGGTTGGGTACAGTTCTCCAGAGTAAAGGTAGCAGCAGTTGAAGGAGGCCGCAAGGCAACCTTTACCCACCACAGCCAGACATGTGCGTATCGTCTGTTTATCTGCAACAAGCAGTGGGACATGCATCAGACCTCCTGTTGTTTCTAATGTTCAACCTTcccttgtgtgcatgtgttctgACGCACCATAAGGTACCAGCTGGTTGATCAGAATAGTGATTCCAGCTAAGATGAGGGCACCACATTGGGATGGCCGCCGTCCAATGAAGCTCATAGAGACAGTTACGACAACTTTCGCAGGGAAGTCAACAGCACCGAAGATCACTTGGATTAAATAGATGTCCACCCCAAACTTTTGCAGATCCATAGAAAGGCCATAGTAAGCAAAGCTTGTTGATAACCTGAGTTAGTATTTAAAAGAATGCATTGTTTCACTGACATTTAATAAAAGATGCTCAAGAACTGACACtgggtttttgtgttttcacaacAAGAGCAGATCAGGTACCAGACAGCACTGAGGCAGACTGTCATAGTCCTCATCATGGGTGTGCGGAACAGATCCAGGACGGAGTAGGAGCCCTGCGAACTGGACATCTCTTTCTTCATGGTTTCCTGCACCATCTACACATGAAGGCAGAGCTCTCTCAATTCAaatctctttcacacacagttatCCACGCAGATAGATGGTGAAATAACGCAGCCTCTTACTTTAAGGTCgatcttttctccctcttctctgcGCCCGTTGAATCTGGCCACACTGTGAAGGTTCTTGATGGCTCGCTCGGAGTTATTACTCAGCACTAACCATCTTGAAGATTCATGAAACCACCTGTATGAGATGTTTGTTTAGTTTATACGTTCATAGTGAAGCAATTTTATCTTTGATCACAAAATCTTGGCAAGTTCAAATATTAATCGGTAATTCTGGCTGCAACCCTGacttttttgcagtttttgcGGTGTAATACTTCATCTCACCATGCGATGAGGAAGAAAACATAGAAGGGCAATGACACAGCCAGGGTTAGCCACCTCCAGTCCCGGATGAAGTAGGCTATGactgccagcagcagctgtcccATTGTGTAACAGTAACCTGTAAATGTGCCCACCACAGTCCGCACACGGGTGGGAATCCACTCCACAACTTGAAATGAAAGAATCACAATAAAAGGGATATTTTAAAACAATTCTGTATGATTAGGAcccttttattattattattattattattattattattattattattattattattattattattattgttgttattattattattattgttattattattattatcagcatGCGTCTTGACTGCATCTAGAGCACACTGATAGTTCTCTATCCAGCTAAATAGCTTACTGAGTGAGAAAGTGTTGAGCCCCAGACCGGACAGAGCCATGCCACAACCGAAGCGGAACAGGCAGAAGAGGGGGAAGGAGGTTGAGAAAGCAGCACATGTTCCTGCCACGGCCATCAGCAGGTTAGAGATGAGCAGGAGGATGCGTCGGCCATATCTAGGAGAAGGTGGAAGTCAGTGAGAAGTTGCAATTTTTGAACAATACTGCATGCAGAAGAGGCAAGTTTCCTTGCATGATATTGATTCACAATTAAAGATAAAGCAGAAAAGTGACATCATATGATTAATTGTAATAGGTTGTAACAAAACCATGATATTAACTGTATCTGTGAAATCAAAAGGTTACCTGTCTGAAAGACCTCCAAAGACAAGAGCTCCCACGAGCACACCTCCCATGTAGATGGTTTGTCCCATTTGCTTCAAGGAGCGAATATCACACACCAAATGCCACTggcaaaaatgtaa
This window of the Pempheris klunzingeri isolate RE-2024b chromosome 14, fPemKlu1.hap1, whole genome shotgun sequence genome carries:
- the slc22a6l gene encoding solute carrier family 22 member 6 isoform X2, which gives rise to MAFSDLLELVGSTGRFQILHVTLLCMPVLMMASHNLLQNFVAAVPHHYCSAHKNVSQSSLSPEETLLITVPLDQTGKPQKCQRYVTPQWHLLAKNGTSGSWEQDDYEDSLDAGLQGCTDGWSYNMTEMSSTIISDWHLVCDIRSLKQMGQTIYMGGVLVGALVFGGLSDRYGRRILLLISNLLMAVAGTCAAFSTSFPLFCLFRFGCGMALSGLGLNTFSLIVEWIPTRVRTVVGTFTGYCYTMGQLLLAVIAYFIRDWRWLTLAVSLPFYVFFLIAWWFHESSRWLVLSNNSERAIKNLHSVARFNGRREEGEKIDLKMVQETMKKEMSSSQGSYSVLDLFRTPMMRTMTVCLSAVWLSTSFAYYGLSMDLQKFGVDIYLIQVIFGAVDFPAKVVVTVSMSFIGRRPSQCGALILAGITILINQLVPYDKQTIRTCLAVVGKGCLAASFNCCYLYSGELYPTIIRMAWAGCP
- the slc22a6l gene encoding solute carrier family 22 member 6 isoform X1, encoding MAFSDLLELVGSTGRFQILHVTLLCMPVLMMASHNLLQNFVAAVPHHYCSAHKNVSQSSLSPEETLLITVPLDQTGKPQKCQRYVTPQWHLLAKNGTSGSWEQDDYEDSLDAGLQGCTDGWSYNMTEMSSTIISDWHLVCDIRSLKQMGQTIYMGGVLVGALVFGGLSDRYGRRILLLISNLLMAVAGTCAAFSTSFPLFCLFRFGCGMALSGLGLNTFSLIVEWIPTRVRTVVGTFTGYCYTMGQLLLAVIAYFIRDWRWLTLAVSLPFYVFFLIAWWFHESSRWLVLSNNSERAIKNLHSVARFNGRREEGEKIDLKMVQETMKKEMSSSQGSYSVLDLFRTPMMRTMTVCLSAVWLSTSFAYYGLSMDLQKFGVDIYLIQVIFGAVDFPAKVVVTVSMSFIGRRPSQCGALILAGITILINQLVPYDKQTIRTCLAVVGKGCLAASFNCCYLYSGELYPTIIRQNGMGWVSMMARIGAMVAPMVLLVGEDISWIPGLIYGGAPILSGVAVIFLPETLGTSLPDTIQDVEDRGSGKSAEMPPKEAISLQDTEVNLLKQAA